The Candidatus Margulisiibacteriota bacterium genomic sequence GAGAATAATTTTAGATGAATTAGATAAAGCAGGATATAAAGTCATCTTTAATGAGGTGTTAAATAGCGAACATTATGGCGTTCCTCAAATGAGAGAAAGGATTTATTTTGTTGGAATCAGAAAAGATTTAGTAAAAAATAACGATTTTGGTTTTATTGATATTCCAGATAATCCAAAATTATCAGAATATCTGATTGACAATGATGCTTCCTTTGAATTTAATGAAGACAACCCTGCTTTCAAAACTTTTATAAAGTATTTGAACAACAAATACAACAAAAATAAATACAATTTAGAAGATATTTTAAAAAAGAATTATACCGTTTTAGACACTAGACAATCAGACTTAAGAATATATAAAAACAGGGTTCCGACATTGAGAACAGGCAGACATGGTATTCTTTATGTAAAAAATGGAAAATTAAGAAGATTGTCCGGCTACGAATCTTTGTTGTTGCAAGGGTTTCCTAAAGATATTGCTTCAAAAGCAAAGAACAAGATAAACAATACTCATTTGTTGTCCCAAGCAGGAAACGCCATGACTGTGAATGTTATTGAGAGATTGGCACAAAATTTATTAACCATAATTTAAAATAAAAATGCCAAAAAAAGATTTAATAAAATTAGGGTCAGAAACAGCCAAGGGCGGTTTTAGAAATGAAAAAGATGTAATCGCAACATTTAATAATTGGAAGAAGAATAAAATAGCTCAAGCCTGGCTCAAAAAAATGGGCTACGATTTTAATAATATCGAATATGTAAAGGCTGAAAAAGTCAGAGGCCAGTATAAAGCCGATGTTCAAGTTAGAATCAAGATAGTAATCAAATTGAAATCGCAAGAAGATTTGCAAAATCTGCAAGTCAAGTTAGTTAGCAACCCCCAAGGATTCAATCAAGTTGATAAAAGGTGGATAGACAAGTATGTTGAGCTTTGGAATATACCGAGCGATATTGTTAAAATTTTAAAACTATTCACTGGTGAAACAAAACCAATGGCAAAAAATTTAAAAGATCATCGCAGAATGCTCTTAACAGAAATGAGCGAGGAAGACCAAGAAAAAATTATTAATTTTTTTAACAAAAACAAAATTCTGATTATTTCAGATTTATTAAAAGGCAGGGGCGAATTTTCTGCCGATTGGGTTTTGGTGATTTTAAAGGCAAACGGCGAAAGCGATTGGGTTTTAAAATCAATCAATGAGGCGATGAATGTTTTTGGCCAAGGCGATATAAGAATAACAGACCAAGGTAGTTTAAAAATTGGAAAAATAGGGATGCAAAGAAAAGGTGGAGATGGTGGTAGAAATACGGCAAAAATGTTGCAATTTAAAATTAACCCAGTTGAATTATTTGATAAATAACTTACAAATATATGTATGGATATTTAAACTCAAAGAAAAAAGTATTTATTAGTTTTGACTTTGATAACGATTCAATTTTGAGAGATTTTCTTGTTGGACAATCAAAAAATTCAGATTCTCCTTTTGAGATTGA encodes the following:
- a CDS encoding type II restriction endonuclease; its protein translation is MPKKDLIKLGSETAKGGFRNEKDVIATFNNWKKNKIAQAWLKKMGYDFNNIEYVKAEKVRGQYKADVQVRIKIVIKLKSQEDLQNLQVKLVSNPQGFNQVDKRWIDKYVELWNIPSDIVKILKLFTGETKPMAKNLKDHRRMLLTEMSEEDQEKIINFFNKNKILIISDLLKGRGEFSADWVLVILKANGESDWVLKSINEAMNVFGQGDIRITDQGSLKIGKIGMQRKGGDGGRNTAKMLQFKINPVELFDK
- the dcm gene encoding DNA (cytosine-5-)-methyltransferase, with the protein product MQKTKKKKTIKFMDFCAGIGAGRLGLEKNGMRCVGFSEINKSSEKTYREFFGHEEQNFGDLMKADPKEMPDFDLMIAGFPCQTFSIVGQRKGMADDRGQIIFGLIKIMLEKNLKYFILENVKGLVNHDKGRTLRIILDELDKAGYKVIFNEVLNSEHYGVPQMRERIYFVGIRKDLVKNNDFGFIDIPDNPKLSEYLIDNDASFEFNEDNPAFKTFIKYLNNKYNKNKYNLEDILKKNYTVLDTRQSDLRIYKNRVPTLRTGRHGILYVKNGKLRRLSGYESLLLQGFPKDIASKAKNKINNTHLLSQAGNAMTVNVIERLAQNLLTII